A window of Argopecten irradians isolate NY chromosome 1, Ai_NY, whole genome shotgun sequence contains these coding sequences:
- the LOC138329674 gene encoding uncharacterized protein isoform X1 has translation MTSLYAVCWVCEVHVLEDCDVECSECSDLASLLDTPSISPCQPTTTRVTGSSVVFDFYDSYNLQTSSCSCSVMIPSTVNFELSMYRYYGMGIDTNPGCGSKIEVNSSRSGSLTMECRVFGSISMLTGDKASVTLSRDQNADSRYCMITSTKPPFIMDIECDAVGSPPTTSPPTTTTSPKTTTLLQTTTVRTTMPKTTTTTTTDKPTTTPETTTQRPTTIKTTTATQPITTTTTKTTPTTTKPTSSPQVITTTTTATTTQPTTTTKATTTTYLPTTPKQTTARPTTTTLSTSQEQTTTKVISPAQSTSTSSNPSSTTQATGGKTEVGGQSEDSSDKNLVIIIPVVVGIFFLLLLVVLVVQLSKTCRRKERMPKLDLDKIRFGQAFPRNNMFQHPTDMIETTHYDSKEDLHGNPDRYTAVTNPIYIHEESGYLPDITDKEISHFTSIHTSESDKIISERNENNTHEAPLYAVVDKSNKDTSLDSSKMSDVSSKSNSDLSSFGMLQENERNLRQEESYYY, from the exons ATGACCTCcctgtatgcggtgtgttgggTGTGTGAAGTgcatgttttggaagactgcg ATGTTGAATGCTCGGAGTGTTCTGATCTAGCAAGCTTACTTGACACCCCTT CTATATCTCCGTGCCAGCCTACTACGACCCGTGTGACAGGAAGTAGCGTTGTTTTTGACTTTTACGATAGTTACAATTTACAAACCAGTAGCTGTTCCTGTTCCGTCATGATTCCATCCACTGTAAACTTCGAGTTGTCGATGTATCGATATTACGGTATGGGTATCGACACGAATCCCGGATGCGGATCAAAGATCGAGGTCAATTCCAGCCGATCCGGGTCACTGACCATGGAATGTAGAGTGTTTGGATCCATATCAATGTTGACTGGAGACAAAGCAAGCGTTACACTGTCACGGGACCAAAACGCCGACTCCCGGTATTGCATGATAACGAGTACAA AGCCTCCATTTATCATGGATATTGAGTGTGACGCTGTCGGATCACCACCAACAACATCACCGCCAACAACGACAACTTCAcctaaaacaacaacattattacaaacaacaacagtaAGAACCACAATGcctaaaacaacaacaacaacgacGACAGATAAACCGACCACAACTCCGGAAACAACAACGCAAAGACCAACCacgataaaaacaacaaccgcAACACAACCaattacaacaacaactacaaaaacaacaccaacaacaacgAAACCAACAAGCTCACCTCAAGTAATAACCACAACAACAACGGCTACGACCACACAACCAACAACCACAACAAAAGCAACGACCACTACATATTTACCAACTACACCAAAACAAACTACAGCAAGGCCAACGACCACCACTTTGTCAACATCTCAAGAACAAACTACAacaaaagttatctcccctgctcAGTCGACATCGACATCCTCGAACCCTAGTTCAACAACTCAGGCTACTGGAGGAAAAACAGAAGTCGGAGGGCAGAGTGAGGACAGCAGTGATAAAAATC TTGTAATCATCATCCCTGTCGTTGTCGGGATCTTCTTCCTCCTCCTGTTAGTGGTGCTGGTCGTTCAGCTCTCCAAGACGTGCAG AAGAAAAGAACGGATGCCTAAACtagatttagataaaatcaGATTTGGTCAAGCTTTCCCGAGGAATAACATGTTCCAACACCCCACTGACATGATTGAGACAACTCATTACGACAGCAAAGAGGATCTCCATGGCAACCCCGACAGATATACCGCTGTCACAAACCCTATCTACATCCACGAGGAGTCCGGGTACTTACCGGATATCACAGACAAGGAAATTTCCCATTTTACTTCCATCCATACTTCAGAGTCGGACAAAATCATATCCGAACGGAATGAAAACAATACCCACGAAGCACCATTGTACGCTGTCGTGGACAAGTCAAATAAAGATACATCTTTAGACTCTTCTAAGATGTCTGATGTCAGTAGTAAAAGCAATAGCGATCTGAGCAGCTTCGGGATGCTACAAGAAAACGAGCGAAATCTTAGACAAGAGGAaagttattattattga
- the LOC138329674 gene encoding uncharacterized protein isoform X2, whose product MSRSNYTDVECSECSDLASLLDTPSISPCQPTTTRVTGSSVVFDFYDSYNLQTSSCSCSVMIPSTVNFELSMYRYYGMGIDTNPGCGSKIEVNSSRSGSLTMECRVFGSISMLTGDKASVTLSRDQNADSRYCMITSTKPPFIMDIECDAVGSPPTTSPPTTTTSPKTTTLLQTTTVRTTMPKTTTTTTTDKPTTTPETTTQRPTTIKTTTATQPITTTTTKTTPTTTKPTSSPQVITTTTTATTTQPTTTTKATTTTYLPTTPKQTTARPTTTTLSTSQEQTTTKVISPAQSTSTSSNPSSTTQATGGKTEVGGQSEDSSDKNLVIIIPVVVGIFFLLLLVVLVVQLSKTCRRKERMPKLDLDKIRFGQAFPRNNMFQHPTDMIETTHYDSKEDLHGNPDRYTAVTNPIYIHEESGYLPDITDKEISHFTSIHTSESDKIISERNENNTHEAPLYAVVDKSNKDTSLDSSKMSDVSSKSNSDLSSFGMLQENERNLRQEESYYY is encoded by the exons ATGTCCAGAAGCAattatacag ATGTTGAATGCTCGGAGTGTTCTGATCTAGCAAGCTTACTTGACACCCCTT CTATATCTCCGTGCCAGCCTACTACGACCCGTGTGACAGGAAGTAGCGTTGTTTTTGACTTTTACGATAGTTACAATTTACAAACCAGTAGCTGTTCCTGTTCCGTCATGATTCCATCCACTGTAAACTTCGAGTTGTCGATGTATCGATATTACGGTATGGGTATCGACACGAATCCCGGATGCGGATCAAAGATCGAGGTCAATTCCAGCCGATCCGGGTCACTGACCATGGAATGTAGAGTGTTTGGATCCATATCAATGTTGACTGGAGACAAAGCAAGCGTTACACTGTCACGGGACCAAAACGCCGACTCCCGGTATTGCATGATAACGAGTACAA AGCCTCCATTTATCATGGATATTGAGTGTGACGCTGTCGGATCACCACCAACAACATCACCGCCAACAACGACAACTTCAcctaaaacaacaacattattacaaacaacaacagtaAGAACCACAATGcctaaaacaacaacaacaacgacGACAGATAAACCGACCACAACTCCGGAAACAACAACGCAAAGACCAACCacgataaaaacaacaaccgcAACACAACCaattacaacaacaactacaaaaacaacaccaacaacaacgAAACCAACAAGCTCACCTCAAGTAATAACCACAACAACAACGGCTACGACCACACAACCAACAACCACAACAAAAGCAACGACCACTACATATTTACCAACTACACCAAAACAAACTACAGCAAGGCCAACGACCACCACTTTGTCAACATCTCAAGAACAAACTACAacaaaagttatctcccctgctcAGTCGACATCGACATCCTCGAACCCTAGTTCAACAACTCAGGCTACTGGAGGAAAAACAGAAGTCGGAGGGCAGAGTGAGGACAGCAGTGATAAAAATC TTGTAATCATCATCCCTGTCGTTGTCGGGATCTTCTTCCTCCTCCTGTTAGTGGTGCTGGTCGTTCAGCTCTCCAAGACGTGCAG AAGAAAAGAACGGATGCCTAAACtagatttagataaaatcaGATTTGGTCAAGCTTTCCCGAGGAATAACATGTTCCAACACCCCACTGACATGATTGAGACAACTCATTACGACAGCAAAGAGGATCTCCATGGCAACCCCGACAGATATACCGCTGTCACAAACCCTATCTACATCCACGAGGAGTCCGGGTACTTACCGGATATCACAGACAAGGAAATTTCCCATTTTACTTCCATCCATACTTCAGAGTCGGACAAAATCATATCCGAACGGAATGAAAACAATACCCACGAAGCACCATTGTACGCTGTCGTGGACAAGTCAAATAAAGATACATCTTTAGACTCTTCTAAGATGTCTGATGTCAGTAGTAAAAGCAATAGCGATCTGAGCAGCTTCGGGATGCTACAAGAAAACGAGCGAAATCTTAGACAAGAGGAaagttattattattga
- the LOC138329667 gene encoding uncharacterized protein: MVRRAPLSVQLQLVICVLSVYTKGDSESSCSRMLETIPHARMCTDDVINSELILVTTRDAYTSGHVTCTCTASLSSPGNITVERFSDEISSANESCDEISPKSRWNDTSAILPCQNNTTVEIELSPFRVLDIEWNDTSDNTNNTHCVLLNSTVSGNITVTCVTQMTTESVSSALNNNSVTIHATNFTTTVPMTSDSEMPRNSTTSHEENTGLIIIVSAPVVGSIILVVIITVTIAICKRRSSQQPKTTVPNSPVSTASGASYIDSTLDRSVSLPRPYSTYGTQLTSNNKIDVN; the protein is encoded by the exons ATGGTCAGAAGAGCTCCACTCAGTGTCCAGTTGCAATTGGTCATTTGTGTCCTGAGTGTGTATACAAAAG GAGATTCCGAGTCGAGTTGTTCTCGGATGTTAGAAACTATACCAC ATGCCCGAATGTGcactgatgacgtcatcaatagtGAGCTCATATTAGTAACCACACGAGACGCGTACACATCTGGTCATGTGACATGCACATGTACAGCTAGTTTGTCATCACCAGGAAATATAACTGTCGAAAGATTTAGCGATGAGATCTCATCAGCCAATGAATCGTGTGATGAAATCTCACCCAAGTCTCGTTGGAATGATACATCAGCCATTTTACCTTGTCAAAACAATACCACGGTAGAGATTGAGTTGTCTCCTTTTCGTGTTTTGGACATTGAATGGAATGATACGTCAGACAACACTAATAATACACATTGTGTTTTGCTTAATTCTACAG TTTCTGGAAATATCACCGTTACATGTGTTACCCAGATGACAACAGAATCCGTGTCGTCTGCTCTAAATAACAATTCAGTGACGATACATGCTACTAACTTCACAACCACAGTTCCAATGACAAGTGATTCTGAAATGCCACGTAATTCCACAACATCACATGAAGAAAACACTGGGC TTATCATCATTGTCAGTGCTCCTGTGGTTGGGAGTATCATCCTTGTGGTCATCATAACCGTTACCATAGCGATATGTAAGAG GAGATCAAGTCAACAACCGAAGACAACTGTTCCGAACTCCCCAGTGAGTACCGCGAGTGGGGCGAGTTACATTGACAGTACCCTAGATCGGTCGGTATCACTGCCTCGCCCCTACAGCACATACGGGACACAACTCACGTCAAATAATAAGATTGATGTTAACTGA
- the LOC138329691 gene encoding uncharacterized protein isoform X3 yields MPITPTIRLGHETSEEKHACVIGPVLYKTLPLEVSGDGKMTATKSSKGFLKDTLPVLNNARRCRIALCADTEPNKPSVLGPQMADIPQGGMSSIVSDGAAGQFSSTSNNSNPTLQSSYRAIEKLLGHIVRNEDIANAFRCLNSDEIQYLCRMFEKQEHTYEDLDIPDDNSVSTNCRNILLFAGFESQLRDVLLLKYPGGDVEVRGSDAVLSSPDAMDFLKSLDIGIKGSSVVSFPKSLECLATVVWVAMLYGGQCNAVQ; encoded by the exons ATGCCAATTACACCAACGATTCGATTGGGTCACGAAACTTCGGAAGAAAAACATGCGTGTGTCATTGGTCCAGTTCTTTACAAAACGTTACCATTGGAGGTGTCTGGAGATGGGAAAATGACAGCAACAAAATCATCGAAGGGATTTCTAAAAGATACATTGCCAGTACTCAATAATGCACGACGTTGCAGAATTGCGCTTTGTG CAGACACTGAACCCAATAAACCATCGGTCTTGGGTCCACAAATGGCCGATATCCCTCAAGGAGGAATGAGCAGCATCGTTAGTGATGGGGCCGCTGGACAATTCAGCAGTACAagta ACAATTCAAATCCTACACTTCAGTCGAGTTATCGGGCAATAGAAAAATTGCTTGGCCACATAGTCCGTAATGAAGATATTGCTAACGCATTTAGGTGTCTCAACAGCGACGAGATACAGTACTTATGTCGCATG TTTGAAAAACAAGAGCATACGTACGAGGACCTTGATATACCAGATGACAACTCCGTGTCCACGAACTGCCGGAATATTTTGCTGTTTGCAGGGTTTGAATCCCAG TTGAGAGATGTGCTACTTCTAAAATATCCTGGTGGTGATGTAGAAGTGCGTGGCAGTGATGCTGTTTTAAGCTCTCCTGACGCCATGGATTTTCTCAAAAGTTTGGATATTGGTATAAAAGGCTCTTCCGTTGTCAGCTTCCCGAAGTCCCTAGAATGTCTGGCGACTGTTGTCTGGGTAGCAATGTTATATGGTGGCCAATGTAATGCAGTACAGTAA
- the LOC138329691 gene encoding uncharacterized protein isoform X2: protein MPITPTIRLGHETSEEKHACVIGPVLYKTLPLEVSGDGKMTATKSSKGFLKDTLPVLNNARRCRIALCDTEPNKPSVLGPQMADIPQGGMSSIVSDGAAGQFSSTSNNSNPTLQSSYRAIEKLLGHIVRNEDIANAFRCLNSDEIQYLCRMFEKQEHTYEDLDIPDDNSVSTNCRNILLFAGFESQKPGTITLKETVIVAPPETLKASYYLSVLLFETPGDMLKYLKASTVNLFPLLRDVLLLKYPGGDVEVRGSDAVLSSPDAMDFLKSLDIGIKGSSVVSFPKSLECLATVVWVAMLYGGQCNAVQ, encoded by the exons ATGCCAATTACACCAACGATTCGATTGGGTCACGAAACTTCGGAAGAAAAACATGCGTGTGTCATTGGTCCAGTTCTTTACAAAACGTTACCATTGGAGGTGTCTGGAGATGGGAAAATGACAGCAACAAAATCATCGAAGGGATTTCTAAAAGATACATTGCCAGTACTCAATAATGCACGACGTTGCAGAATTGCGCTTTGTG ACACTGAACCCAATAAACCATCGGTCTTGGGTCCACAAATGGCCGATATCCCTCAAGGAGGAATGAGCAGCATCGTTAGTGATGGGGCCGCTGGACAATTCAGCAGTACAagta ACAATTCAAATCCTACACTTCAGTCGAGTTATCGGGCAATAGAAAAATTGCTTGGCCACATAGTCCGTAATGAAGATATTGCTAACGCATTTAGGTGTCTCAACAGCGACGAGATACAGTACTTATGTCGCATG TTTGAAAAACAAGAGCATACGTACGAGGACCTTGATATACCAGATGACAACTCCGTGTCCACGAACTGCCGGAATATTTTGCTGTTTGCAGGGTTTGAATCCCAG AAACCAGGCACAATTACACTGAAGGAGACTGTGATTGTGGCTCCACCAGAAACATTGAAAGCGTCATACTACTTATCTGTTCTTCTGTTCGAAACCCCAGGGGATATGCTCAAGTACCTGAAGGCATCCACAGTCAACTTGTTTCCCTTG TTGAGAGATGTGCTACTTCTAAAATATCCTGGTGGTGATGTAGAAGTGCGTGGCAGTGATGCTGTTTTAAGCTCTCCTGACGCCATGGATTTTCTCAAAAGTTTGGATATTGGTATAAAAGGCTCTTCCGTTGTCAGCTTCCCGAAGTCCCTAGAATGTCTGGCGACTGTTGTCTGGGTAGCAATGTTATATGGTGGCCAATGTAATGCAGTACAGTAA
- the LOC138329691 gene encoding uncharacterized protein isoform X1 gives MPITPTIRLGHETSEEKHACVIGPVLYKTLPLEVSGDGKMTATKSSKGFLKDTLPVLNNARRCRIALCADTEPNKPSVLGPQMADIPQGGMSSIVSDGAAGQFSSTSNNSNPTLQSSYRAIEKLLGHIVRNEDIANAFRCLNSDEIQYLCRMFEKQEHTYEDLDIPDDNSVSTNCRNILLFAGFESQKPGTITLKETVIVAPPETLKASYYLSVLLFETPGDMLKYLKASTVNLFPLLRDVLLLKYPGGDVEVRGSDAVLSSPDAMDFLKSLDIGIKGSSVVSFPKSLECLATVVWVAMLYGGQCNAVQ, from the exons ATGCCAATTACACCAACGATTCGATTGGGTCACGAAACTTCGGAAGAAAAACATGCGTGTGTCATTGGTCCAGTTCTTTACAAAACGTTACCATTGGAGGTGTCTGGAGATGGGAAAATGACAGCAACAAAATCATCGAAGGGATTTCTAAAAGATACATTGCCAGTACTCAATAATGCACGACGTTGCAGAATTGCGCTTTGTG CAGACACTGAACCCAATAAACCATCGGTCTTGGGTCCACAAATGGCCGATATCCCTCAAGGAGGAATGAGCAGCATCGTTAGTGATGGGGCCGCTGGACAATTCAGCAGTACAagta ACAATTCAAATCCTACACTTCAGTCGAGTTATCGGGCAATAGAAAAATTGCTTGGCCACATAGTCCGTAATGAAGATATTGCTAACGCATTTAGGTGTCTCAACAGCGACGAGATACAGTACTTATGTCGCATG TTTGAAAAACAAGAGCATACGTACGAGGACCTTGATATACCAGATGACAACTCCGTGTCCACGAACTGCCGGAATATTTTGCTGTTTGCAGGGTTTGAATCCCAG AAACCAGGCACAATTACACTGAAGGAGACTGTGATTGTGGCTCCACCAGAAACATTGAAAGCGTCATACTACTTATCTGTTCTTCTGTTCGAAACCCCAGGGGATATGCTCAAGTACCTGAAGGCATCCACAGTCAACTTGTTTCCCTTG TTGAGAGATGTGCTACTTCTAAAATATCCTGGTGGTGATGTAGAAGTGCGTGGCAGTGATGCTGTTTTAAGCTCTCCTGACGCCATGGATTTTCTCAAAAGTTTGGATATTGGTATAAAAGGCTCTTCCGTTGTCAGCTTCCCGAAGTCCCTAGAATGTCTGGCGACTGTTGTCTGGGTAGCAATGTTATATGGTGGCCAATGTAATGCAGTACAGTAA